Proteins from a single region of Mus pahari chromosome 2, PAHARI_EIJ_v1.1, whole genome shotgun sequence:
- the Lrrtm4 gene encoding leucine-rich repeat transmembrane neuronal protein 4 isoform X3, whose amino-acid sequence MPGFRLITQLKGMSVFLVLFPTLLLVMLTGAQRACPKNCRCDGKIVYCESHAFADIPENISGGSQGLSLRFNSIQKLKSNQFAGLNQLIWLYLDHNYISSVDEDAFQGIRRLKELILSSNKITYLHNKTFHPVPNLRNLDLSYNKLQTLQSEQFKGLRKLIILHLRSNSLKTVPIRVFQDCRNLDFLDLGYNRLRSLSRNAFAGLLKLKELHLEHNQFSKINFAHFPRLFNLRSIYLQWNRIRSVSQGLTWTWSSLHTLDLSGNDIQAIEPGTFKCLPNLQKLNLDSNKLTNVSQETVNAWISLISITLSGNMWECSRSICPLFYWLKNFKGNKESTMICAGPKHIQGEKVSDAVETYNICSDVQVVNTERSHLAPQTPQKPPFIPKPTIFKPDAVPATLEAVSPSPGFQIPGTDHEYEHVSFHKIIAGSVALFLSVAMILLVIYVSWKRYPASMKQLQQHSLMKRRRKKARESERQMNSPLQEYYVDYKPTNSETMDISVNGSGPCTYTISGSRECEV is encoded by the exons ATGCCAG GTTTCCGTCTAATCACGCAGCTGAAAGGCATGAGTGTGTTTCTGGTGCTATTTCCCACCCTGCTGCTGGTTATGCTGACGGGGGCTCAGAGAGCTTGCCCAAAGAACTGCAGATGCGATGGCAAGATTGTATACTGTGAGTCTCACGCCTTTGCAGACATCCCTGAGAACATTTCTGGAGGGTCACAAGGTTTATCCTTAAGGTTCAACAGCATTCAGAAACTCAAATCCAATCAGTTTGCCGGCCTTAACCAGCTTATATGGCTTTATCTTGACCATAATTACATTAGCTCAGTGGATGAAGATGCCTTTCAAGGGATCCGCAGACTGAAAGAATTAATTCTAAGCTCCAACAAAATTACCTATCTGCACAATAAAACATTTCACCCAGTCCCCAACCTCCGCAACCTAGATCTCTCCTACAACAAACTTCAGACCTTACAGTCTGAGCAGTTTAAAGGCCTCCGAAAACTAATCATTTTGCACTTGCGATCTAATTCTCTAAAGACCGTGCCCATAAGGGTTTTTCAAGACTGCCGGAACCTTGACTTTCTGGATTTGGGTTACAATCGCCTCAGAAGCTTATCCCGAAACGCGTTTGCTGGTCTTTTGAAGTTGAAAGAGCTCCACCTGGAGCATAATCAGTTTTCAAAGATCAACTTTGCTCATTTCCCTCGTCTCTTCAACCTGCGATCCATTTACCTGCAATGGAACAGGATCCGCTCTGTCAGTCAAGGCCTAACATGGACCTGGAGTTCCTTGCACACCTTGGATTTATCAGGGAATGACATCCAAGCAATCGAGCCTGGCACATTTAAATGCCTCCCAAATTTGCAAAAATTGAATTTGGATTCCAACAAGCTCACCAATGTCTCCCAGGAGACTGTCAATGCATGGATATCCTTAATATCCATCACCTTGTCTGGAAACATGTGGGAATGTAGTCGGAGCATCTGTCCTCTATTCTACTGGCTGAAGAATTTCAAAGGGAATAAAGAAAGTACCATGATATGTGCAGGGCCTAAGCACATACAGGGTGAGAAGGTTAGCGATGCCGTGGAGACTTACAACATCTGCTCTGATGTCCAAGTGGTCAACACAGAACGATCACATCTGGCGCCTCAAACTCCCCAGAAGCCCCCGTTCATCCCCAAACCTACCATCTTCAAACCGGATGCAGTCCCAGCCACCCTGGAGGCAGTGAGCCCATCCCCGGGCTTTCAAATTCCGGGTACGGATCATGAGTACGAGCACGTGTCGTTTCACAAAATCATCGCAGGGAGCGTGGCTCTATTCCTCTCCGTGGCCATGATTCTCCTGGTGATCTATGTGTCTTGGAAAAGGTACCCAGCCAGCATGAAACAACTCCAACAGCACTCACTTATGAAGAGGAGACGGAAAAAGGCAAGGGAGTCGGAGAGACAAATGAATTCCCCTTTACAGGAATACTACGTGGACTACAAGCCGACGAACTCTGAGACCATGGATATATCGGTTAATGGATCTGGTCCCTGCACATATACCATCTCTGGCTCCAGGGAGTGTGAGGTATGA